Genomic DNA from Egibacteraceae bacterium:
GGCTGTGCGGGGTGTGGGGGTCGCGAAGCGACCGCCCTGGCATGCTGTCACGGAATGTCGCGCACGACATGTCCCGCGACGGACCGGCGAAAGGACACCGGATGGGGACCGAACCCCTCGACGAGCCCGACGAGGCAGCGTGGCGTCGGCGGCTGACCCCCGAGCAGTTCCACGTCCTGCGCCGTGCCGGCACCGAGCGGCCGTTCAGCGGCGCGTACGTCGACGAGAAGGCACCGGGCACCTACCGCTGCGCGGGCTGCCACACGCCGCTGTTCGCCGCCCAGACCAAGTACGACTCAGGCACCGGGTGGCCGAGCTTCTGGGAGGCGATCGACGACTCGGCTGTCGAGCTGCTGCCCGAGACGGACGCCACGGGGCGCACGGAGGCGCGCTGCGCGTCCTGCGACGGGCACCTCGGACACGTGTTCGACGACGGGCCGCACCCGACGGGCTTGCGCTACTGCATCAACTCGGTGGCGCTGGACTTCGAGACCGACGGGTCGTAGCGGTCTGCGAGCAGCACCGGACGGCGGCGTGCCCTGCCCCCCACGGGGGAGAGGGACCTCCCACTTCGACATCCCCCTTCCGACCCGGGTCAACCTTGGTTACCGTGAGGTCCACACGAGGCGATCCTGAGGGGGAGCCCATGCAAATTCGCGACACCATGAGCACGGCCTACCTGGCCGTCGGCCCGCAGCACACGCTGCGCGAGGCCGCCCAGCTGATGACCGACCGCAACATCGGGTCGGCCCTGGTCCTCGACCTGGACGGACAGGGCCCCGGCATCTTCACCGAGCGGGACCTGATGCGCTGCATCGCCGCCGGCAAGGATCCCGAGACGGAGCTGGTGATCGACCACGTCACCGCCAAGGTGATCGTGGCCAGCGGCGACTGGTCCCTCGAGGAAGCCGCGAGGATGATGATCCGCGGTGGCTTCCGCCACCTCATCGTCACCGGTGAGCACAGTGACAACTTCGGCGTTGCCGGCATCCTGTCGATGCGCGACATCGTCCGATCCTGGGCCAGCCAACCGGCCCCCGCGGACCAGGCGGCCCAGCCGGCGCCCGTCTCCTGACCCACCGCCGGACCCGCCCCGGCTCCGGCGGCCAGGGCCCCCACCGGGTCCCCATATCCTCTGCCCCCCCCACCACCGGAGCGGTATGATCGGTGGATATCCTCACGCGGCGACTCGTCGGGGTTGCACGCCTGAGCCGGGAGAACGGAGGGGTGGGTGGGCGCTGGTCCGGCGGTGACGTACTTCGAGGGCCTGGTCGAGTCGTCCCCCGACGGCATCGTGGTCGTGTCCGACGGGCGCATCGTGCTCGTCAACCGCCAGACCGAGATCCTGTTCGGCTACACCCGCGAGGAGCTGCTCGGCCAGCCCGTCGAGCTGCTCGTGCCCGAGCGCGCCCGCGAGGTGCACCCGACGCACCGCCAGGCCTACGCGGCTGATCAACGGACCAGGCCGATGGGCGCGCACCTGGACCTCACCGCCCGGCGCAAGGACGGCACCGAGTTCCCGGTCGACATCAGCCTGAGCCCCTTGGAGACCGACCAGGGCACGGTCGTGTCCGCCGCCATCCGGGACGTCACGAGCCGCAAGCGCGCCGAGGAGGCGCTCCAGGAGGCCTACGCGCAGCTGTCCGCCTCGGTGCAGGAGATCGAGCGTCACGACCGCGAGACCACGCTCATCAACGAGATGGGCGACATGCTGCAGAGCTGTCTCACCACCGCGGAGGCGTACACGGTCGTGGCGCGGTTCACCCCGCGCCTGTTCACCAACGGCTCCGGTGCCCTGTTCTGCCCGGGCCCGACGGCCCGGGTCCTGCAGGCGGTCGCCGTCTGGGGGTCGACCCCGCCCACCTCACTCGTGCTGTCCGCCGACCAGTGCTGGGCGCTGCGCCGCGGTCGGCGCTACGTCGTCGAGCCCGGCGGCGGCCCGCACTGCGAGCACCTCGCGGACCAACTGGTCGACGCCTCGGAGTGCGTGCCGATGATGGCACAGGGGGAGGCGCTCGGGCTCCTGTCCTACCTGGCCCCCACGCCGGGCACCGGCGCCGCCGACACCGAGCAGAAGCTGGCGGTGACGGTCGCGGACCACATCTCGCTGGCACTGGCCAACATCAGCCTGCGCGAGACGCTGCGCGAGCAGTCGATCCGCGACCCCCTGACCGGCGTGTTCAACCGCCGCTACATGGAGGTCACGCTGGAGCGCGAGCTGCTGCGGGCAGCCCGTGCGGGCCATTGCGTCGGGATGATCGCCCTCGACATCGACCACTTCAAGGACTACAACGACCAGCACGGCCACGGCGCCGGCGACGCGCTGCTGCGGTCCCTCGGCGCGCTCCTCCAGGAGGAGGTCCGTGGCGAGGACATGGTCTGCCGCACGGGTGGCGAGGAGTTCATGGTCGTCCTGCCCGACACCGACCGCGCCGCCACCATCCGCCGAGCCGAAGCGCTCTGGGCCGCCATCGGCGCGCTCGGCACCGACAAGGGCACGCTGCCCGCCTCGGTGACCATGTCGCTCG
This window encodes:
- a CDS encoding diguanylate cyclase — protein: MGAGPAVTYFEGLVESSPDGIVVVSDGRIVLVNRQTEILFGYTREELLGQPVELLVPERAREVHPTHRQAYAADQRTRPMGAHLDLTARRKDGTEFPVDISLSPLETDQGTVVSAAIRDVTSRKRAEEALQEAYAQLSASVQEIERHDRETTLINEMGDMLQSCLTTAEAYTVVARFTPRLFTNGSGALFCPGPTARVLQAVAVWGSTPPTSLVLSADQCWALRRGRRYVVEPGGGPHCEHLADQLVDASECVPMMAQGEALGLLSYLAPTPGTGAADTEQKLAVTVADHISLALANISLRETLREQSIRDPLTGVFNRRYMEVTLERELLRAARAGHCVGMIALDIDHFKDYNDQHGHGAGDALLRSLGALLQEEVRGEDMVCRTGGEEFMVVLPDTDRAATIRRAEALWAAIGALGTDKGTLPASVTMSLGVAMFPDDGTSGDEVRRAADAALYTAKRLGRNRVAVADRDGQPSAPDRDTDRDTDTDTDRDTDRDTDRDTDRDRDTDRDTDTDRDTDRDRDTDRDRDRDRQPSVPERA
- a CDS encoding CBS domain-containing protein, which translates into the protein MQIRDTMSTAYLAVGPQHTLREAAQLMTDRNIGSALVLDLDGQGPGIFTERDLMRCIAAGKDPETELVIDHVTAKVIVASGDWSLEEAARMMIRGGFRHLIVTGEHSDNFGVAGILSMRDIVRSWASQPAPADQAAQPAPVS
- the msrB gene encoding peptide-methionine (R)-S-oxide reductase MsrB, translating into MGTEPLDEPDEAAWRRRLTPEQFHVLRRAGTERPFSGAYVDEKAPGTYRCAGCHTPLFAAQTKYDSGTGWPSFWEAIDDSAVELLPETDATGRTEARCASCDGHLGHVFDDGPHPTGLRYCINSVALDFETDGS